A region from the Leguminivora glycinivorella isolate SPB_JAAS2020 chromosome 3, LegGlyc_1.1, whole genome shotgun sequence genome encodes:
- the LOC125224657 gene encoding LOW QUALITY PROTEIN: uncharacterized protein LOC125224657 (The sequence of the model RefSeq protein was modified relative to this genomic sequence to represent the inferred CDS: inserted 1 base in 1 codon) — protein MMRRGSMAILGGGEPLIVVEESGAEEEASYRSPVATRGLSIDQESPPDPYHLSPWRDTRKHSLPTPSCTTGPTASQVRRLSERGEGAAREAREAAFLATLSQVQPQPGGRRHSVVTISRVPQALFGRGRRESIAAFPALGRRRDSIKKSTETLGSTHNLQLDIMDDIVQARKVRMRLWNTSSERVCEVQPLDERSPMSGSVRYTNRGRRHSDFVGSPLPPIPARRRASEMPPPPLSRREXGAGVICTDTDLHHMLNALTSSSTEIDLCGKPERTRRLADTRSSSFDASTLRDKPPGSEFGLVFQKIANSSFAV, from the exons ATGATGCGGCGCGGCTCAATGGCCATCCTCGGCGGCGGGGAACCGCTGATAGTGGTGGAAGAGAGCGGCGCGGAGGAGGAGGCATCTTACCGCAGCCCGGTGGCCACACGAGGCCTCTCCATCGACCAGGAGTCGCCGCCTGATCCCTACCACCTGTCACCGTGGCGCGACACTCGCAAACACTCCCTGCCTACACCCTCCTGCACCACCGGCCCTACTGCTAGCCAG GTCCGCCGTCTATCGGAGCGGGGCGAGGGTGCCGCTCGAGAAGCGCGGGAAGCTGCTTTCCTAGCGACGCTAAGCCAGGTCCAGCCACAACCTGGTGGTCGAAG ACATTCCGTTGTGACAATATCCCGCGTGCCACAAGCGCTGTTCGGGCGAGGCCGCCGCGAGTCCATCGCCGCCTTCCCCGCGCTGGGCCGCCGCCGGGACTCAATTAAGAAAT CAACCGAAACATTAGGCAGCACGCATAATTTACAACTCGACATCATGGATGACATCGTGCAAGCTCGAAAAGTACGCATGCGGCTTTGGAATACCTCTAGTGAACGCGTCTGCGAGGTGCAGCCACTGGACGAACGCTCGCCGATGAGCGGGTCCGTGCGGTACACGAACCGTGGCCGACGGCACTCTGACTTCGTCGGGTCGCCGCTACCGCCAATTCCTGCTCGCCGCCGTGCCTCCGAGATGCCTCCACCGCCCCTATCCCGCCGCG CTGGCGCTGGCGTCATTTGTACCGACACAGATCTCCATCACATGCTCAATGCGCTCACATCTTCTTCCACTGAAATAGACCTCTGCGGCAAGCCCGAAAGAACAAGACGACTAGCCGACACGCGTTCAAGCAGCTTCGATGCTTCTACTTTACGAGACAAACCCCCAGGATCAG AGTTCGGCCTCGTATTCCAGAAGATCGCCAATTCGAGTTTTGCTGTGTAG